A genomic region of Dreissena polymorpha isolate Duluth1 chromosome 4, UMN_Dpol_1.0, whole genome shotgun sequence contains the following coding sequences:
- the LOC127878730 gene encoding rho guanine nucleotide exchange factor 18-like: MVNELHMPPQMVNSMFPRLDDLTDVHMEFLRTLQMLQSKRPDKMIDEIGATLVGQFSGAFGDKMKASYGMFCSAHLESVQNYKDMMMKDRKFQQFIKTTTEHPMCQKREIPDFIQIITQRPTKYPILIDSILHSTKEKKELEQLMTALERSRDVLKAVDDQVDAAHRAMKLRDISNRLDVRSHVMHRGKKLKNKDILQGGRVLRHEGIVGLKMGRGGKAVEVLAVLLNDILFFLQENNQKYSFYSQDNKYGVVSLFNLLVREKQDERDTKGIYLISQNKQAPVMFEIVFNSTAEMSKWAHILRQTVAQCPEEEEEEITGAEEDRRKLEEKFAERSARAQNIIEKLRQIDEEIREQCDAKNRLIVELLSVFSEEEQPSSRPCSQNLEELPTSAENTSLEACLSDVSSQLTALLQGKVATNLGRCVSSVGEYSSNTFVNSPLLKKAETFAGFDNAERKVKRLEGEDVRDSYVEPPMSADISDLDLSHNVSKTSYDSEGESGHGSSPSLTTSTHSALSVPPVLPSPGFQEQPNIANILRTFNSVVGQY; the protein is encoded by the exons ATGGTGAATGAGCTGCACATGCCGCCTCAGATGGTGAACAGCATGTTCCCTCGGCTAGATGACCTCACAGACGTCCATATGGAATTCCTGCGCACACTGCAGATGCTGCAGAGCAAGAGGCCAGACAAGATGATCGATGAAATAGGGGCCACACTAGTGGGGCAG TTCTCTGGAGCCTTTGGAGATAAGATGAAAGCATCGTATGGGATGTTCTGTAGTGCCCATCTGGAGTCCGTGCAGAATTACAAAGACATGATGATGAAAGACCGGAAGTTCCAACAATTCATAAAG ACGACGACAGAGCACCCGATGTGTCAGAAGCGAGAGATCCCTGACTTCATCCAGATCATCACACAGAGGCCCACCAAGTACCCGATACTCATTGACTCCATTCTGCATTCTACAAAAG AGAAGAAGGAATTGGAGCAGCTGATGACGGCACTGGAGCGCAGCAGGGACGTCCTCAAGGCAGTGGACGACCAGGTGGACGCAGCACACCGCGCCATGAAGCTGAGGGACATCTCCAACAGGCTGGATGTGAGGTCACATGTAATGCACAGGGGCAAGAAGTTAAAG AACAAAGATATATTACAAGGAGGGCGTGTGCTTCGTCATGAAGGAATTGTGGGATTGAAGATGGGCCGAGGAGGGAAGGCGGTGGAAGTGTTGGCAGTCCTGCTGAATGACATACTCTTCTTCCTGCAAGAAAACAACCAGAAATACTCGTTCTACTCTCAAGATAATAAG TACGGAGTTGTGTCCCTTTTCAACCTGCTGGTCAGGGAGAAGCAAGATGAACGCGACACAAAGGGCATCTATCTTATATCGCAGAACAAACAAGCCCCAGTTATGTTTGAAATAGTGTTCAACTCGACGGCAGAGATGAGCAAGTGGGCACACATCCTCAGACAGACAGTGGCTCAATGTCCAGAAGAAG AGGAGGAAGAGATTACTGGGGCTGAAGAGGACCGCAGAAAACTGGAGGAAAAGTTTGCAGAGAGAAGTGCAAGAGCTCAGAACATTATTG AAAAACTGCGTCAGATAGATGAGGAGATACGAGAGCAGTGTGATGCCAAGAACCGGCTGATAGTGGAGCTACTTTCTGTGTTCAGTGAAGAGGAGCAGCCCTCG TCGAGGCCTTGTTCCCAGAACTTGGAGGAGTTGCCCACCTCTGCAGAGAACACCTCCCTGGAGGCGTGTCTCAGCGACGTCTCATCACAGCTGACCGCACTCCTGCAGGGCAAGGTGGCCACCAATCTGGGTCGCTGCGTGAGTAGTGTTGGAGAGTACTCCAGTAACACCTTCGTCAACAGTCCCCTGCTGAAGAAGGCCGAAACTTTCGCTGGATTTGACAATGCAGAACGCAAAG TGAAGCGTCTAGAGGGAGAGGACGTGAGAGACAGCTACGTGGAACCACCAATGTCAGCTGAtattagtgaccttgacctgtcacacAACGTCTCAAAG ACGAGCTATGACAGCGAGGGAGAGAGCGGTCACGGGTCCTCTCCCAGCCTCACCACGTCCACCCACAGCGCCCTCTCCGTGCCCCCAGTACTGCCCTCCCCAGGGTTCCAAGAGCAGCCAAACATTGCCAACATTCTGAGGACGTTTAACAGTGTTGTG GGCCAGTACtga